One window of Cryobacterium arcticum genomic DNA carries:
- a CDS encoding LLM class flavin-dependent oxidoreductase yields the protein MKFQVLDIIPYLTNPVTGRIVSPSDRFAQTIQVARRAEELGFDAYSVGERHAGRFLSSAPTVLLGAIAATTSRIRLQSGVTVLSLLDPIRVAEDYATIDQISRGRLELTIGKGNEAKHFPLFGLHVEDQWELVAEKYELLHRLWRETGVTWSGEFRPPVNDITTLPRPYAGAPRVWHGSATTLASAALAAKWGDPLFTANAIQPRQNYSVLIEHYRDEYARHGHDLRFAYVGSGSGSTFIADTTQQAKEQYGPVYEAIVAATHVPGNNTPFRDIDHAVAEGPALVGSPQQVIDKILSYHQLFRHDLQSISLPTTVPFEQQLEILERFATEVIPTVRREAPTTLWGEDDPYGARPAFAGAQVTDAAGAVSATSRPRLHAGTPA from the coding sequence GTGAAGTTCCAGGTCCTCGACATCATTCCGTACCTCACCAACCCGGTTACCGGACGGATCGTGTCGCCCAGCGACCGGTTCGCGCAGACCATCCAGGTGGCCCGCCGGGCCGAGGAACTCGGCTTCGACGCCTACTCGGTGGGGGAGCGGCACGCCGGCCGGTTCCTATCGTCCGCGCCGACGGTGCTGCTCGGCGCGATCGCGGCCACGACCTCACGCATCCGACTGCAGTCGGGCGTGACGGTGCTCTCGCTGCTCGACCCGATCCGGGTGGCCGAAGACTACGCCACCATCGACCAGATCTCCCGCGGACGGTTGGAGCTAACCATCGGCAAGGGCAACGAGGCCAAGCACTTCCCGCTCTTCGGTCTGCACGTGGAAGACCAGTGGGAACTCGTGGCTGAGAAGTACGAGCTGCTGCACCGGCTGTGGCGGGAGACTGGGGTGACCTGGTCGGGTGAGTTCCGGCCGCCCGTGAACGACATCACCACCCTGCCCCGCCCGTACGCCGGCGCCCCGCGGGTGTGGCACGGTTCGGCGACCACGCTGGCCTCCGCGGCGCTCGCCGCCAAGTGGGGCGACCCGCTCTTCACCGCCAACGCCATCCAGCCCCGGCAGAACTACTCGGTGCTGATCGAGCACTACCGCGACGAGTACGCACGGCACGGGCACGACCTTCGGTTCGCCTACGTGGGCTCCGGGTCCGGCAGTACCTTCATCGCCGATACCACCCAGCAGGCCAAGGAGCAGTACGGCCCGGTCTATGAGGCCATCGTCGCCGCGACGCATGTTCCGGGGAACAACACCCCGTTCCGCGATATCGACCACGCCGTCGCGGAGGGACCTGCGCTGGTGGGCAGTCCGCAGCAGGTGATCGACAAGATCCTCTCGTACCACCAGCTGTTCCGGCACGACCTCCAGTCGATCAGCCTGCCCACCACGGTGCCGTTCGAACAGCAGCTGGAGATCCTCGAACGGTTCGCCACCGAAGTGATCCCCACGGTGCGCCGTGAGGCTCCCACCACACTGTGGGGCGAGGACGACCCCTACGGCGCCCGGCCGGCCTTCGCCGGCGCCCAGGTGACGGATGCGGCGGGAGCGGTTTCGGCGACCTCGCGTCCCCGGCTGCACGCGGGCACCCCCGCCTGA
- a CDS encoding MalY/PatB family protein translates to MTTSRFDEITLESLSRSSSRKWSLHPGTIGAWVAEMDFGTSPAITAALRQAVAAGDLGYLAPTTTRLMAEATAEWLRRDSGWEVPWQNIHPVSDVMAAFDVTVRRFSPDGSGVIIPTPSYMPFLSFTPTLGREIHEVPGITVDGRWRHDLAGIDAAFHAGARTLVLCNPHNPTGTALNRSELEDIAEIVERHNGRVFADEIHSPLRYGDTRHIPYASISPETARHTITATSASKAWNLPGLKTAQFITTNQADEEIYQVYGFSVVHGASTLGVIAATAAYAESDRWLAEVIHYLDGTRALLGDLLAEHLPEVGYTAPDATYIAWLDCSRLGIEGSIADFFRTEAGVTLTDGSLCGRGYAGHARLIFAMPRPILTQAVLQMAAAVHRLKATMPS, encoded by the coding sequence ATGACCACCTCACGTTTCGACGAGATCACGCTTGAGTCGCTCTCGCGCTCGAGCAGTAGAAAATGGAGCCTGCACCCCGGCACCATCGGCGCCTGGGTGGCGGAGATGGACTTCGGTACGTCTCCAGCCATCACCGCTGCGCTCCGCCAGGCGGTGGCTGCCGGTGACCTCGGCTACCTCGCCCCCACCACCACCCGGCTGATGGCGGAGGCAACGGCCGAATGGCTCCGCCGAGACTCCGGCTGGGAGGTTCCGTGGCAGAACATCCACCCGGTGTCCGATGTCATGGCGGCCTTCGACGTGACGGTGCGCAGGTTCTCGCCGGACGGCAGCGGGGTCATCATCCCCACTCCCTCGTATATGCCCTTCCTCAGCTTCACGCCCACCCTCGGTCGGGAAATCCACGAGGTGCCGGGCATCACAGTGGACGGTCGGTGGCGTCACGACCTTGCCGGCATCGACGCGGCCTTCCACGCCGGCGCACGCACGCTCGTGCTCTGCAACCCGCACAATCCCACCGGAACGGCCCTCAACCGGTCGGAGCTCGAAGACATCGCCGAGATCGTGGAACGCCACAACGGACGCGTCTTCGCGGACGAGATCCACTCGCCCCTGCGCTACGGCGACACGCGGCACATCCCCTATGCGTCGATCTCGCCGGAGACCGCCCGGCACACCATCACGGCAACGTCCGCGTCGAAGGCCTGGAACCTGCCGGGGCTGAAGACCGCCCAGTTCATCACCACCAACCAGGCCGACGAGGAGATCTATCAGGTCTATGGTTTCTCGGTTGTGCACGGCGCCTCCACCTTGGGGGTTATTGCAGCGACCGCGGCCTACGCAGAGAGCGACCGATGGCTGGCCGAGGTCATCCACTACCTCGACGGCACCCGCGCGCTGCTCGGCGACCTGCTGGCCGAGCACCTGCCCGAGGTGGGATACACGGCGCCGGACGCCACCTACATTGCTTGGCTGGACTGTTCCAGGCTCGGCATTGAGGGTTCCATTGCCGATTTCTTCCGCACCGAAGCGGGAGTGACCCTGACCGACGGATCGCTCTGTGGGCGAGGCTACGCCGGACACGCCAGGCTGATCTTCGCCATGCCGCGCCCGATCCTCACACAGGCAGTGCTGCAGATGGCAGCGGCCGTGCACCGACTGAAAGCGACCATGCCCTCATGA
- a CDS encoding DUF1684 domain-containing protein, whose product MSTETTRNPRITPATDSAATDRAAFGSDWEAWHAGHEKQRASEHGFLAITGLHFLTEEPQRFEDAPGAWSATAAGPVVDLAEGEELGLDAGPLTGRHAFGPIAERAGLNAIAGNAVIEVAKRGGHIVVRPRHPDTAFRAAYQGTPTYLPNPRWVVDARYLPFETPREVTVGASVEGLQHVYEAPGEIEFELRGETFRLTVFNGYVPGSFLVLFTDATSGITTYAANRTVSVAAPDASGVTSIDFNRAVNLPCAYTDYATCPLPPAENRLPIGIEAGEKTPLDRITVEL is encoded by the coding sequence ATGAGCACAGAGACGACACGCAACCCCAGGATCACGCCAGCGACGGATTCCGCGGCCACCGACCGGGCCGCCTTCGGCAGCGACTGGGAGGCCTGGCACGCCGGGCACGAGAAACAGCGCGCATCCGAGCACGGCTTCCTGGCCATCACCGGACTGCACTTCCTCACGGAGGAGCCGCAGCGATTCGAGGATGCGCCCGGCGCCTGGTCGGCCACCGCTGCCGGGCCTGTCGTCGACCTGGCAGAGGGAGAGGAGCTCGGTCTCGACGCCGGGCCGCTCACCGGACGCCACGCCTTCGGGCCGATCGCCGAACGAGCGGGCTTGAACGCCATCGCCGGTAACGCCGTGATCGAAGTCGCCAAGCGCGGTGGCCACATCGTGGTGCGTCCCAGGCATCCCGACACCGCCTTCCGGGCGGCGTACCAGGGCACTCCTACCTACCTGCCGAACCCGCGCTGGGTCGTTGACGCGCGATACCTGCCGTTCGAGACGCCGCGTGAGGTGACCGTGGGAGCCTCCGTCGAGGGCCTTCAGCACGTGTATGAGGCGCCCGGCGAGATCGAGTTCGAGTTGCGCGGTGAGACTTTCCGGCTCACGGTTTTCAACGGCTACGTGCCGGGCAGCTTCCTGGTGCTGTTCACCGACGCCACGAGCGGCATCACCACCTACGCAGCCAACCGCACGGTGTCCGTCGCTGCGCCGGACGCATCCGGCGTCACCAGCATCGACTTCAACCGGGCCGTGAACCTGCCCTGTGCCTACACCGACTACGCCACCTGCCCGCTACCGCCGGCAGAAAACCGGTTGCCGATCGGCATCGAGGCGGGCGAGAAGACGCCGCTGGACCGCATCACCGTGGAGCTCTGA
- a CDS encoding ATP-grasp domain-containing protein, with protein MSPREFPMIHVLHENPDWFGPFQAAFEAAGVPYREWLLVDGVLDLDEAPPAGIFWSRISASAHTRGHGLSKDYTRSVLNWLDAYGARTVNGRRTIELEMSKVDQLTRLRAQGFDVPRTRVVVGTHLLVEAAQDFATPFITKHNQGGKGLGVQKFDSAAELAAAIDAGLYEEPEDGISLLQEFVVAATPQVTRVEIVGDEFVYAITADTARGGYQLCPADACAIDPSTGALLMPPGATILPEAGQQIFALREGFEKHPIIDRYRAFLRAEGIEIAGIEFIETADGRLVTYDVNTNTNYNAQIEAAAPESGPGAIVAYLAGLLAEAYPAVPAVAGA; from the coding sequence ATGAGTCCGCGTGAATTCCCGATGATCCATGTCCTGCACGAGAACCCGGACTGGTTCGGTCCGTTCCAGGCAGCGTTCGAGGCGGCCGGGGTGCCGTATCGGGAATGGCTGCTCGTGGACGGGGTGCTCGACCTGGACGAGGCACCGCCGGCGGGGATCTTCTGGTCGCGTATCAGCGCATCCGCCCACACCCGCGGGCACGGCCTGTCGAAGGACTACACCCGCAGCGTGCTCAACTGGCTGGACGCTTACGGCGCCCGCACCGTGAACGGCCGGCGCACCATCGAGCTCGAGATGAGCAAGGTCGACCAGCTCACCCGGCTGCGCGCGCAGGGCTTCGACGTGCCGCGCACCCGTGTGGTTGTCGGCACCCACCTGCTCGTCGAGGCCGCGCAGGACTTCGCGACCCCGTTCATCACCAAGCACAATCAGGGCGGCAAGGGCCTGGGCGTGCAGAAGTTCGACAGCGCCGCCGAGCTGGCCGCGGCCATCGACGCCGGCCTGTACGAGGAGCCGGAGGACGGTATCTCGCTGTTGCAGGAGTTCGTGGTGGCGGCGACGCCCCAGGTGACCCGGGTGGAGATCGTGGGCGACGAGTTCGTCTACGCGATCACCGCCGATACCGCCCGCGGCGGCTACCAGCTCTGCCCTGCGGATGCCTGCGCCATCGACCCGAGCACCGGCGCGCTGCTGATGCCGCCCGGCGCCACCATCCTGCCCGAGGCCGGGCAGCAGATCTTCGCCCTGCGCGAGGGCTTTGAGAAGCACCCGATCATCGACCGGTACCGGGCGTTCCTCCGCGCGGAGGGCATCGAGATCGCCGGAATCGAGTTCATCGAAACCGCCGACGGCCGCCTGGTGACCTACGACGTGAACACCAACACCAACTACAACGCACAGATCGAGGCGGCTGCCCCGGAGAGCGGACCCGGCGCGATCGTGGCCTACCTGGCGGGTCTGCTCGCCGAGGCATACCCGGCGGTACCCGCCGTCGCCGGCGCATGA
- a CDS encoding MetQ/NlpA family ABC transporter substrate-binding protein, giving the protein MKKNTLRKSFLATLAVGASLTLLAGCAGSAGSATDDGDAADATVKIGVVGASDPYWADYTEAAAAEGITVEVVDFAEYNQPNPALTNGDIDINQFQHLVYLADYNVSSGEDLTPIGATAIYPLGLYSTKVTSIDDLKKGDTVAIPNDASNLARALLVLESADLVVLKDGGSIFTTLDDIDTEKSKVTVTALEASLTPTSLPDVAAAIINNDFVEKAGLKFEDALTKDDPSDESALPYVNVFAVRAEDKDNKTYAKLVEIFQNTKAVTDGVLEVSGGSAELATTSPADLQSTLATVEKDTAAQK; this is encoded by the coding sequence GTGAAGAAGAACACACTCAGAAAATCCTTTTTGGCCACGCTGGCCGTGGGCGCAAGCCTGACGCTGCTCGCCGGTTGCGCCGGTAGTGCTGGTAGCGCCACTGACGACGGCGATGCCGCTGACGCGACCGTGAAGATCGGTGTCGTCGGCGCGAGTGATCCGTACTGGGCCGACTACACGGAGGCCGCAGCCGCCGAGGGCATCACTGTGGAGGTCGTGGACTTCGCCGAGTACAACCAGCCCAACCCGGCGCTGACCAACGGCGACATCGACATCAACCAGTTCCAGCACCTGGTCTATCTGGCCGACTACAACGTCTCGAGTGGCGAAGACCTCACGCCCATCGGCGCGACGGCGATCTACCCGCTCGGCCTCTACTCCACCAAGGTGACTAGCATCGATGACCTGAAGAAGGGTGACACCGTCGCGATCCCAAATGATGCGAGCAACTTGGCCCGCGCGTTGCTGGTGCTCGAGAGCGCCGACCTGGTCGTGCTCAAGGACGGCGGCTCTATCTTCACCACCCTGGACGACATAGACACCGAGAAGTCGAAGGTCACCGTCACGGCACTCGAGGCTTCTCTCACCCCGACGTCGCTACCGGACGTGGCCGCGGCGATCATCAACAACGACTTCGTCGAGAAGGCCGGGCTCAAGTTCGAGGATGCCCTCACCAAGGATGACCCCTCGGACGAATCCGCCTTGCCGTACGTGAACGTGTTCGCGGTGCGGGCCGAGGACAAGGACAACAAGACCTACGCCAAGCTCGTCGAGATCTTCCAGAACACGAAGGCCGTCACTGACGGAGTCCTCGAGGTCTCCGGCGGATCCGCAGAGCTTGCGACGACCTCGCCGGCCGACCTCCAGTCCACACTGGCCACGGTCGAGAAGGACACGGCCGCGCAGAAGTAG
- a CDS encoding M20 family metallopeptidase has protein sequence MSTPNHHYLDASAAETKRKAALALPIRSAHAGAPADVSTTIRATLAQLGPELVALSRSIFDHAEEAFRETESVADIRRLLSAHGIESRGGAYGLPTAFEAEIGDPAGPTVAILAEYDALPGIGHGCGHNIIAAAAVGAFLALATVADQLPGRVVLLGTPAEEGGNGKELLARAGAFDLVDAAIMVHPFGYDAADHPFIGRRIVRVRYTGVAAHASASPFMGRNALDAVALNYQAVGFLRQHLPPGDRIHGVVLAGGDRPNIVPAFAELEYYLRSPAVETLKDLSERVEDIARGSALSTGTTVEVLWDPSPYSLPIRFNQPLTARWAVRQAELGRTVLTTAVVPSELAASTDFGNVSARVPAIHPVIRVSPPRISLHTLEFADYAQGPDGDLAVRDGADGLALTAADFLFDEDLRRAVAADFAAAGGVLDVEGYFS, from the coding sequence ATGTCGACGCCCAACCATCACTACCTCGACGCCTCGGCCGCCGAGACGAAGCGCAAGGCCGCCCTCGCCCTCCCCATCCGGTCAGCGCACGCCGGCGCACCCGCCGATGTGTCCACGACGATACGCGCCACACTCGCACAGCTGGGGCCCGAACTTGTGGCGTTGTCCCGGAGCATCTTCGATCATGCGGAGGAAGCCTTCCGGGAGACGGAGAGCGTCGCCGACATCCGTCGTCTGCTGAGCGCGCACGGCATCGAATCCCGAGGCGGCGCCTACGGGCTACCCACCGCGTTCGAAGCCGAGATCGGGGACCCAGCGGGGCCCACGGTGGCGATCCTCGCCGAGTACGACGCTCTGCCGGGCATCGGCCACGGCTGTGGACACAACATCATCGCCGCCGCGGCGGTCGGCGCCTTCTTGGCGTTGGCGACGGTGGCCGATCAGTTGCCCGGCCGGGTGGTGCTGCTCGGCACCCCGGCCGAGGAGGGCGGCAACGGCAAGGAACTGCTCGCCAGGGCTGGTGCGTTCGACCTGGTGGATGCGGCGATCATGGTGCACCCCTTCGGGTACGACGCTGCAGACCACCCGTTCATCGGCCGTCGGATCGTGCGAGTGCGTTACACCGGGGTGGCCGCGCACGCCTCGGCGAGTCCGTTCATGGGCCGCAATGCTCTCGACGCGGTGGCCCTGAATTACCAGGCCGTCGGGTTCTTGCGCCAGCACCTTCCCCCGGGGGATCGTATCCACGGGGTGGTGCTGGCAGGTGGGGACCGGCCCAACATCGTGCCTGCGTTCGCCGAGCTCGAGTACTACCTGCGCTCGCCGGCGGTGGAGACCCTCAAAGATCTCAGCGAACGGGTGGAGGACATCGCCCGGGGCAGCGCCCTGTCCACCGGTACCACCGTCGAGGTGCTCTGGGATCCGTCGCCATACTCGCTGCCGATCCGGTTCAACCAGCCGTTGACCGCGCGCTGGGCGGTGCGCCAGGCCGAGCTCGGTCGCACCGTGCTCACCACGGCCGTCGTGCCCAGCGAGCTCGCCGCATCCACCGACTTCGGCAATGTCTCCGCGCGGGTGCCCGCCATCCATCCGGTCATCCGGGTGAGCCCGCCGAGAATTTCACTGCACACGCTGGAGTTCGCCGACTACGCCCAGGGGCCCGACGGCGACCTGGCCGTGCGAGACGGTGCCGACGGTTTGGCGCTCACCGCGGCCGATTTCCTGTTCGACGAAGACCTGCGCAGGGCGGTCGCGGCCGACTTCGCCGCTGCCGGAGGAGTGCTCGATGTGGAAGGCTATTTCTCATGA
- a CDS encoding NtaA/DmoA family FMN-dependent monooxygenase (This protein belongs to a clade of FMN-dependent monooxygenases, within a broader family of flavin-dependent oxidoreductases, the luciferase-like monooxygenase (LMM) family, some of whose members use coenzyme F420 rather than FMN.), with product MKTRTSLNAPEHSDHLVLSAMVRTLGAFPSGWRYPGAHKDPAKDAEALKRVAKAAEKSGFDFLFLGDWLSADIDLEFSDPHLLSRADSLSTASYLAASTRRIGIVGTVNVAHSEPYATARSAASIDRLSHGRFGLNLTVGTDARGAANFGKAGYSPEFDRFEVADEYVQVLRGLWDGWDDSAFVHDTESGALIDRSRVTALDHVGRSYAVAGPLNVQRPVQGHVPLMHAGTSRRALEFAAEFADIYLAASATLDEARNLYAETKLRVGALGRPSESLSIIAPLLPVVGETRAEAYEVYDTLVELFQVDDGSDRAAKLDLPANRSAQSLRQLVGLPLADRSIDDVVTAPTAARFNNTGHRLLDVVADRSGRRVGGDRPVTYRHLLVAHLVRSPLVVGSPADIADHMERWFRAGAVDGFGILSAFLHEQFESFTRLVVPELARRGLVRGNYAASTLRGHLGASLPGRR from the coding sequence ATGAAGACTCGGACATCCCTCAACGCACCCGAGCACAGTGACCACCTTGTCCTCAGCGCCATGGTGCGCACTCTCGGTGCCTTTCCGTCCGGCTGGCGGTATCCAGGCGCGCACAAGGATCCGGCCAAGGACGCCGAGGCTCTCAAACGGGTGGCCAAGGCCGCCGAGAAGTCAGGATTTGACTTCCTTTTTCTGGGCGACTGGCTCTCCGCCGACATCGACTTGGAATTCTCCGACCCGCACCTGCTGTCTCGAGCGGACTCACTCAGCACTGCGTCCTATCTAGCCGCGTCGACTCGGCGGATCGGGATAGTGGGCACTGTGAACGTCGCGCATTCCGAGCCATATGCCACAGCCAGGTCTGCAGCCTCCATCGACCGGCTCAGCCACGGCAGGTTCGGGCTGAACCTCACTGTGGGCACGGATGCGCGTGGTGCGGCCAACTTCGGCAAGGCCGGCTATTCGCCGGAGTTCGACCGTTTTGAAGTAGCGGATGAATACGTGCAGGTCCTGCGCGGGCTGTGGGACGGATGGGACGACAGCGCGTTTGTGCACGACACCGAATCCGGGGCGTTGATCGACCGGTCACGGGTCACGGCACTCGACCATGTCGGCCGATCCTATGCCGTGGCGGGGCCTCTCAACGTGCAGCGACCGGTTCAGGGCCATGTGCCCCTGATGCACGCGGGCACCTCTCGCCGGGCGCTGGAGTTCGCGGCGGAGTTCGCCGACATCTACCTCGCCGCTTCCGCCACGCTCGACGAAGCCAGAAACCTGTACGCGGAGACCAAACTGCGCGTCGGAGCGTTAGGTCGTCCGTCCGAATCGTTGTCGATCATCGCCCCACTTCTGCCCGTGGTGGGGGAGACCCGGGCCGAGGCGTACGAGGTGTACGACACGCTGGTGGAACTCTTTCAGGTCGACGACGGCAGTGACAGGGCCGCGAAGCTGGACCTACCGGCGAACAGGAGTGCGCAGAGCCTGCGTCAGCTCGTGGGCCTGCCGCTGGCCGACCGCAGCATCGACGACGTGGTGACGGCGCCGACCGCCGCACGATTCAACAACACCGGGCACCGCCTCCTCGACGTGGTCGCCGACCGGTCCGGACGCCGTGTCGGTGGGGACCGGCCGGTCACGTATCGGCACCTGCTTGTGGCGCACCTCGTGCGATCGCCACTCGTGGTGGGGTCGCCGGCGGACATCGCCGATCATATGGAACGCTGGTTCCGGGCCGGCGCTGTGGACGGATTCGGCATCCTCAGCGCGTTTCTGCACGAGCAATTCGAATCGTTCACGCGGTTGGTCGTGCCCGAGCTTGCCCGCCGTGGCCTGGTGCGAGGGAACTACGCGGCCAGCACGCTACGCGGCCACCTCGGGGCCTCACTTCCCGGGCGCCGCTGA
- a CDS encoding O-acetylhomoserine aminocarboxypropyltransferase/cysteine synthase family protein: MTDTCPPLSENPAVTPDALGPEYDWAGYAFDTRQVHAGEYDDRTSGARIPPINMTAGYRFNSFQDARARFAGEADGLIYSRQRNPSGNVAERRIASLEGGTEAIVVASGQAAITAALLSIAQHGDHIVSTASIYSGTRILFGRSFARFGVTVDYVWDEFDDDEWDRVIQPNTKAIFSETIPNPKNDIVDIGRVAAVAKRHGIPFVVDNTIASPFLIRPFEHGADVVVHSSTKFLSGHGAAISGTIVDGGSFDWAAADRPYPLITQSTGGLPSIAEKFGQTAYARATREAVVNDIGPALSPFNSFLLHQGIETLSLRMERHLSNSLTIAGWLAGHARVESVDYAGLPGNPAYELAQTLYVGRSGSVFSFTVRGGEAGAGRFLDRLRVISHMTNIGDTRSMALHPATSTHTSFSQDLRDRLGITPGLIRISVGIEDVNDLIADLDAALGV, encoded by the coding sequence ATGACCGACACCTGTCCACCTCTCTCCGAAAACCCGGCCGTTACCCCTGACGCCCTCGGTCCCGAATACGACTGGGCCGGCTACGCCTTCGACACCCGACAGGTCCACGCCGGAGAATACGACGACCGCACCAGCGGAGCGCGCATTCCCCCCATCAATATGACCGCCGGCTACCGATTCAACTCCTTCCAGGATGCCCGCGCCCGCTTCGCCGGCGAGGCCGACGGCCTCATCTATTCCCGGCAGCGAAACCCCTCCGGCAACGTGGCCGAGCGCCGGATCGCGTCCCTCGAAGGCGGCACCGAGGCCATTGTGGTCGCCTCGGGCCAGGCAGCCATCACGGCAGCCCTTCTCTCCATCGCCCAGCACGGCGACCACATAGTCTCCACAGCAAGCATCTACAGCGGCACCCGGATCCTCTTCGGCCGCAGCTTCGCCAGGTTCGGGGTCACCGTCGACTACGTCTGGGACGAATTCGATGATGACGAATGGGACCGCGTCATCCAACCGAACACCAAGGCCATCTTCAGCGAGACGATCCCCAACCCCAAGAACGACATCGTCGACATCGGCCGGGTGGCCGCAGTCGCCAAGCGGCACGGCATCCCGTTCGTGGTGGACAACACGATTGCGTCACCGTTCCTGATCCGGCCGTTCGAACATGGCGCGGATGTGGTCGTGCACTCGTCGACCAAGTTCCTCAGCGGCCATGGCGCCGCGATTTCTGGAACCATCGTGGACGGCGGCAGCTTCGACTGGGCGGCCGCCGACCGGCCGTACCCGCTGATCACCCAGTCGACCGGCGGCCTGCCGTCAATCGCTGAGAAGTTCGGTCAGACGGCGTACGCGCGGGCCACCCGGGAGGCCGTCGTCAACGACATCGGCCCGGCCCTGTCACCGTTCAACTCATTCCTGCTGCACCAAGGCATCGAAACGCTGTCCCTGCGAATGGAGCGGCACCTGTCGAACTCACTGACCATCGCCGGGTGGCTCGCCGGTCATGCGCGCGTAGAGAGCGTGGATTATGCGGGCCTGCCCGGCAACCCCGCCTACGAACTCGCTCAAACGCTCTACGTCGGGCGCAGCGGATCCGTGTTCTCCTTCACGGTGCGGGGCGGCGAGGCGGGTGCCGGGAGGTTCCTCGACCGGCTGCGGGTGATCAGCCACATGACGAACATCGGCGACACCCGGTCGATGGCGCTGCACCCTGCGACGTCCACCCACACGTCGTTCTCCCAAGACCTGCGCGACAGGCTCGGAATCACCCCGGGGCTTATCCGAATCTCCGTGGGCATCGAGGACGTCAACGACCTCATCGCTGACCTCGACGCTGCGCTGGGTGTCTAG
- a CDS encoding GNAT family N-acetyltransferase, giving the protein MSGPVVGAVLVRAAAPHEFDRVADLVELGFRNGPYGHFPVSAARTALVRDSAGRAAAGALLVAVDEGSSDVGSPDQRGADVPGVSLLGTASLLRAGEAGSRLAQAGEAELRLIAVDPGARGRGIGETLVRAALDEATRWGVDAVVLDTGSLNLPAQRLYERVGFQRHYDRTPDGLGGPGTPDEIAPFVYSFALHPLPTV; this is encoded by the coding sequence ATGAGCGGGCCGGTCGTGGGGGCAGTGCTCGTGCGAGCGGCCGCTCCACATGAGTTCGACCGGGTGGCCGACCTCGTCGAACTCGGCTTCCGCAACGGTCCGTACGGGCATTTCCCGGTTTCGGCGGCCCGCACCGCACTGGTGCGGGACTCCGCCGGCCGGGCGGCGGCGGGAGCCCTGCTGGTGGCTGTCGACGAGGGCAGTTCCGACGTAGGCAGTCCCGATCAGCGCGGTGCCGACGTCCCCGGGGTGTCGCTGCTCGGTACCGCCAGCCTGCTGCGCGCCGGCGAGGCCGGTAGCCGGCTGGCGCAAGCCGGCGAGGCCGAGTTGCGACTGATTGCCGTAGACCCAGGAGCCCGGGGACGCGGCATCGGCGAGACCCTCGTTCGCGCCGCCCTGGATGAGGCCACCCGGTGGGGCGTCGATGCCGTGGTTCTGGACACCGGCTCGCTGAACCTCCCGGCCCAGCGGCTCTACGAACGGGTCGGATTCCAGCGTCACTACGACCGCACTCCCGATGGTCTCGGCGGCCCGGGGACACCCGATGAGATTGCGCCCTTTGTGTACAGTTTCGCGCTGCACCCGCTGCCTACCGTGTAG